The DNA window CCGAACGCCCCGTCCCGCCCCGCCGCTGGCGGTTCTTCGTCTACAGCGCCATCGGCCTGGCGATGTTCTTCGTCTCGGTCGAGATCGGCGGGAAGTCCACGATCCTCGTGGACCACGCTCTGACACTCGTGATGTGGGTGCTCGGTGCCGCACTGCCGTGGGTGGTGGTCGCCCTGGTCGCCCTCGGCACCCTCCGTCCCTTCGTCACCGGCTCCTGGCGTCACGGCGCCCTGCGCACGATCTTCGCCCTGGCGAACATCGTGGGCCTCGCGGTCGCGGTGTGCGCGGCGCTCGGCTACTACCCGGGGCCGCTCGGGAATCCGGACATCGGCCCGTTCCTGTGGGAGAAGCTCGGCATCCCCGTGGGCCTCATCGTGCCCGTCGGCGCCGTGTTCCTCGCCCTGCTGATCAACTATGGGCTGATGGAGTTCATCGGCGTGCTCGTCCAGCCGATCATGCGGCCCGTGTGGAAGGTGCCGGGCCGCGCGGCGGTCGACGCCGTCGCCTCCTTCGTCGGCTCCTACTCGCTGGCCCTGCTGATCACCGACCGCGTCTACCGCGAGGGGCGGTACACCGGCAAGGAGGCCGCGATCATCGCGACCGGCTTCTCCACGGTCTCCGCGACCTTCATGGTCATCGTGGCCAGCACGCTGGACCTCATGGAGCACTGGACGCTCTACTTCCTCCTCACCTTCGCCGTGACCTTCGCGGTCACCGCGATCACGGTGCGGATCCCGCCGCTCAGCCGCGTGGCGGACGACCCCTTCGAGGGCGTGGAGCACCTGGCCGAGCCCGTCTCCCGGGGACATCGCCTGCGCCAGGCCTGGGACGAGGCGATGCGCGCCCTCGCCGGTGCCCCCGGTGTGGTCGCCGGCAGCTGGGCGACCTTCAAGGACGGCGTGCTGATGGCTGCCGCGATCGTCCCCTCGATCCTCTCGATCGGGCTGGCGGGCCTGCTCCTGGCCACCTACACCCCGGTGTTCGATCTGATCGGCTGGCTCTTCGTGCCCATCGCCTGGCTGGTGCAGCTGCCGGATCCGGCGCTCGCCGGCAAGGCCGTCGCGGTGGGCATCGCCGAGATGTTCCTCCCGGCCACCGTGGTCGCCGGGCACGAGTCCGAGGTGCTGCGCTTCACCGTGGGCGTCACCGCCGTCTCCCAGATCGTGTTCTTCTCCGCGCTGGTGCCCTCCGTCCTGGCCACGCGGATCCCGGTGAACGTGGGCCAGCTGGTGGTGCTGTGGTTCGTGCGCGTGGTGCTCACGATCCTGATCACCGCACCGCTCGCGCACCTTCTGCTCTGACCCACCTGCGCACCTTCTCCTCCGACCCTCCCGCCACCCCGCTCCCGAAAGGACCCCCATGACCAGCCCCGTCGTCCTCGCCTCCTCCGGTCTCACCGCCGCCGACGTCCTCGCCGTCGCCCGCGGCCGGGCCCGCGTCGACCTCGACCCCGCAGCCCGAGCGCAGGTCGACGCGGTGCGCGAGCACATCGATGCCCTCGCCGCCCCCGGTCATGCCCCGGTGTACGGGGTCTCCACCGGCTTCGGCGCCCTCGCCGACACCGCGATCGAGCCGTCCATGCGCCACGCCCTGCAGCGCTCCCTGATCCGCTCCCACGCCGCGGGCGCCGGCCCCGAGGTCGAGACCGAGGTGGTGCGCGCCCTCATGCTGCTGCGCGCCCGCACCCTCGCCTCCGGCCGCACCGGCGTGCGCCCCGTGGTGGTCGAGACCATGCTCGCGCTGCTGAACGCGCAGATCACCCCGATCGTCCACGAGTACGGCTCCCTGGGCTGCTCCGGCGACCTCGCCCCGCTGTCCCACTGCGCGATCGTGCTCATGGGGGAGGGGCGGGCCCGCGACCGCGACGGCGTGGAGCGCCCCGTGCCCGAGCTGCTGGCCGAGGCCGGGATCGCTCCCGTCCTGCTCGAGGAGAAGGAGGGCCTGGCCCTCATCAACGGCACCGACGGCATGCTCGGCATGCTGCTGATGGCGATCGCCGACCTCGACGACCTGGTGCGCACCGCGGACCTCACCACGGCCCTGTCCGTGCAGGGGCTGCGCGGTCGTGACAGCGTGTTCAAGCCCGAGCTGCACTTCCCGCTGCGGCCCCATCCCGGTCAGGAGGCGTCGGCCGCGAACATCCTCGCCCTGCTCGAGGACTCGCCGATCATCGCCGATGTCGCCGCCGAGGGCTCTCGCGTGCAGGACGCCTACTCGCTGCGCTGCGCCCCGCAGGTCGCCGGCGGCGTGCGCGACACGATCGAGCACGCGCGCACCGTCGCGCTGCGCGAGCTCGACGCCGCGATCGACAACCCCGTCGTGCTCCCGGACGGCACCGTCACCTCGAACGGCAACTTCCACGGCGCGCCCGTGGCCTACGTGCTCGACTTCCTGGCCGTGGTCAGCGCCGATCTCGCCTCCATCGCCGAGCGGCGCACCGATCGGATGCTCGACACGTCCCGCTCCCACGGCCTGCCGCCGTTCCTGGCCGACGACCCCGGCGTGGACTCCGGCTTCATGATCGCCCAGTACACCCAGGCCGGGCTGGTCTCGGACATGAAGCGCCTCGCGGTGCCCGCGAGCGTGGACTCGATCCCGTCCTCCGCGATGCAGGAGGACCACGTCTCGATGGGCTGGCACGCCGCCCGCAAGCTGCGCACGAGCGTCGAGAACCTGCGCCGCGTGCTCGCGATCGAGCTGCTCACCGCCGCCCGTGCTATCGACCTGCGCCCCCTGGGGCCGTCGCCCGCCTCCGCCGCCGCGATGGCCGTGCTGCGCCGCACCGTCGAGGGCCCCGGCCCGGACCGCTTCCTCGCCCCCGACATCGCCGAGGCCGAGGCGCGGCTGCTCGACGGCAGCGTGCTCGCGGCCGTCGAGGAGGTCGTCGGGCGTCTGCGATGAGCGGGACCTCACCGCACGAGACGGGGTGCGCGGGCGGGTCGGCAGAGTAGCCTGGCACGCGCAGCCCGCTGTCGGCCCGGTCATCGCACCGGGTCCGGCCCCGGACCTCCGGACGCCGACCCGGCGGGCTGCCATCCCGTCCCCACCCCGAAGACGCTGAAAGTAGACCCATGGGAGAACTCCACCTCGGATTCGAGATCACGGCCCTCGTCGTGCTCTGCGTCATCCTCGTGGCCGATCTGCTGATCGTCCTCAAGCGCCCCCACCTGCCCTCCATGAAGGAGTGCGCGGCCTGGATCGGCTTCTACGTGGGCCTCGCCCTGGTCTTCGCCCTGGTGCTGCTCTTCGTGGGCGGCATGAAGCCCGCCTCCGAGTTCGTCACCGGCTGGCTGCTCGAGTACTCCCTGAGCATCGACAACCTCTTCGTCTTCATCATCATCATGGCGAAGTTCGGTGTGCCGAGGAAGTACCAGCAGGAAGCGCTGATGGTGGGCATCATCATCGCCCTCATCGCCCGCGGCCTGTTCATCCTCGCGGGCTCGGTGATCATCGAGCACTTCACCGCGGTCTTCTACGTCTTCGGCATCTTCCTGCTGTGGACGGCGTGGAAGCAGGCCTTCGAGGAGGAGGACGACGGCTCGGACTCCTTCATCATGCGCACGGTGCGGAAGGTCTTCCCGGTCTCCGACGAGTACGAGGGCAACAAGCTCCGCACCGTCGTCGACGGCAAGAAGGTCTTCACCCCGATGCTGCTGGTGTTCATCACCCTCGGCATCACCGATGTCATGTTCGCGCTGGACTCGATCCCGGCGATCTTCGGCGTGACGCGCAACCCGTTCCTGGTCTTCACCGCGAACATCTTCGCCCTGATGGGCCTGCGCCAGCTGTACTTCCTGCTCGGCGGTCTGCTGGAGCGCCTGGCCTACCTGCACTACGGCATCGCCGCGATCCTCGGCTTCATCGGCGTGAAGCTGCTGATCCATGCGATCCACGAGGCGCCGCTGGACTTCATCCCCGGCTTCGACCTCCTGAAGAAGATCCCCGAGGTGCCGATCTGGCTCTCGCTGGCCTTCATCGTGGTCGCGATGGGCACCGCGGTGCTGGTCTCGATCGTCGCCGCGAACAGGGCGGAGACGCGCGAGGTCGACGAGGGCGCGCCCACCGAGCGCTGAGCGGGGCGCAGGAGCGCGACCCGACTGCACGTCCGGCGGCCGACGCACGGGATCTCCCGTCCGTCGGCCGCCGGGTGGCCCGCGGCCGGGAGGTCCGGGCGGGTGCTGGGCCGCGACACCGCCGCGGCGGGGTGAACCGGCGCTCGTGAGCCCGCTCGCAGGTGCTTCCCAGGGGCCCGGAGCCCCCGGGTAGACTGGGCGACGGCAACGGGGGAGTATCCGCCGCGCTGTGCCCGTCATCACGGGGACCGTCATCGGTCCTCCGGGCGCAGCGGCCCGTCGGAACGCGCGACGGGTGGAGAGACCCGGGTCCTTCACGCGACCCAGGAAAGCAGAACCATGACCGTCTCCCCTCTGGTCTGGATCGTCACCATCGTGGCGGTTCTCGGACTCCTCGCCTTCGACTACATCTTCCATGTGCGCAAGGCGCACATCCCCACGATCCGCGAAGCGGCCGTCTGGTCCGCCATCTACGTGGGCATCGCGCTGCTGTTCGGCGCGGGCGTGTTCCTGTTCGGCGGCAGCACGATGGGCACCGAGTACTTCGCCGGCTACGTCACCGAGAAGGCGCTCTCGGTGGACAACCTCTTCGTCTTCCTCGTGATCATCGGTGCCTTCGCGGTGCCCCGCGAGGACCAGCAGAAGGTGCTGCTGTTCGGCATCACCTTCGCGATCATCGCCCGCTCCGGCATGATCGCGATCGGCGCGGCCGCGATCGACGCCTTCGCCGCGGTCTTCTACCTCTTCGGTGCGATCCTGCTGGTCACCGCCGGGAAGATGATCCTCGACGAGCTGAAGGGTGAGGACCACGAGGAGGAGAAGGACAGCTTCTTCGTCCGCGTCATCAAGAAGTACCTGCCGGCGACCGACGAGTACGACGGCGACAAGTTCTTCACCATCGAGAACGGCAAGCGGGTCCTCACCCCGATGCTGCTGGTCATGATCGCCATCGGTGCGACCGACATCCTGTTCGCGCTCGACTCGATCCCCGCGATCTTCGGCCTCACCCAGAACACCTACATCGTGTTCACCGCGACCGTGTTCTCGCTGCTGGGCCTGCGCCAGCTGTACTTCCTCATCGACGGACTGCTGGACCGACTGGTCTACCTCTCCTACGGCCTCTCGATCATCCTCGCCTTCATCGGCGTGAAGCTCGTCGTCCACGCCCTGCACGAGAACGAGCTGAGCTTCATCAACGACGGCGAGGCGGTGCACGCGATCCCGGAGATCACCACTTCCCTCTCGCTCTCCGTCATCGTGGGCGTCCTGGTCATCACGATCCTCGCCTCCCTGCTCTCGCCCAAGGGCCGGGCCCAGGCGGCCGTGAACGACGCGCATCGGGAGGCGCAGGCGTACATCGAGATGACCTACGCCTCCTTCGAGAAGAAGCGCGATGCGATGTACGACCGCATGATCGCGCACGAGAAGATCATCGACGCCCTGCCGGCGAAGTACGAGGACATGGTCGTCGCGGAGAAGAACGTGCGCGAGCTGCTCACGGATGCACACCGCCTCCACGACCAGCGCCTCGCGTTCAACGACCGGGCAGAGCGCTCCGATGAGCAGCCCGAGGGGCTCGTGGTCACCCGCGCCGACGGCACGGTCGCGACCGATCCCAGCGGCAATGTCGTCACGGTCGCCGCCGAGGAGGAGCTGCTCGCGAAGAAGGCGGCCAAGCGCCGCGAGCGCGAGCAGGCCCGCGCCGACCACGCCGCGAACCGCGGCCGCTGACCCCACCCTTCCCTGCCCGCGGCGGCGCCTCCTGCACGAGCAGGAGGCGCCGCCCCGCGGCGTACGCTCGGGAGCATGCAGGTCGTCGAGCGGGGCGCTGGTCCGTCCCGCCGAGGAGCCTGCGACAGGAGCTCGAGGGAGGAGTCCGCGGTGGACGAGGAGACCGAGGCCGCCGGTGAGGCGGCGTGCTGGCTGGGCCTGCTGTGCCCCCAGTGCGGGGCGATGCCCGAGGGTGACGGGCCCCTGGACCCGGAGAGACCCTGCTGGCGCTGCGGCGCCGTCCCGCCGCGGGGCTCCGCCGGCGATTCCGCCGGGGCGGGCTGAGGACCGGGCACCTCGGACCGCCCGGCAGGGCTGGGCGTCGGGCGGGCCCGACCACCAGCCTCGGGCGACCCTGCACCACGGACTCGGGCCGCTCCCCGACCCGGTAGGGGCTGCCTCGACGATCGCTCCGCGACCGGTGACAGCGGGCGCGTGCCGTCGCACCCTCGAACCATGACAGCTCCTCACACGCCCAGCGCTCCGGTCGCCTCTGCCGCGGCGACCCTCCCCGCCTCCGCCGTCGACCGCACCGACCGCCGTCGGGGCCTCCAGCTCGTGCTCGGGATCCTCCTGTTCCTCGGCGCCCAGGTCGTGATGGCGGGCGTGGCCCGTCTCGCGACCGCCGCCGCCGGCGCCCCGGCCGACGCGGGCCCTGCCCCGTGGGCGCTGCTGCTCAGCGCGGTCGTCGGTGCCGCCCTCGCGTTCGGCGGATACCTCCTCATCGTGGGCAGGGTCGGAGGCCGCCCCGGCCTCGCCCTGCGCGGACGCGGCAGGCTCGTCGAGCTCATGGCGGGACTCGCCCTGGGAGTGGGCCTGATCGCGCTCAGCGTGGGCGTGATCACCCTGCTGGGCGGCTACCGGGTCACCGGATTCTCCCCGTCCCCGCAGCTGCTGGTCCCGCTCGCGATCGGTCTCGGCGCCGGGGTGGTCGAGGAGATCGCGTTCCGCGGAGTCGTGCTGCGCGTGCTCGATGCCTGGCTGGGCAGCTGGGCTGCGCTCGCGATCAGCTCCCTCCTCTTCGGCCTGATCCACCTGACGAACCCCGGCGCGTCCCTGGTGACCGCTCTGGGCCTCGTGATCGAGGCGGGGGTCCTGCTGGGCGCCGCCTACCTGCTGACCCGCCGGCTGTGGCTCGCGATCGGGCTCCACATCGCCTGGAACACGGTGCAGGCCGGGGTCTTCTCCTCAGCGGTCTCCGGCACGGGGAAGCAGAACGGCCTCCTGGTCGCCGAGACCACCGGCCCCACGTGGCTGACCGGCGGCGCGATGGGCGTGGAGGGGTCCCTGGTCAGCGTGCTGCTGGGACTCGCGGTGGGCATCGTGATGCTGGTCCTCGCCGCCCGGCGCGGCCACCTGCTGCCCTCGGTGCGGGCGGAGCGCGCCGAGAGCTGAATCCTCGTCAGAGGGTCACAGGGTCACAGGGTCACAGGGTCACAGGGTCACAGGGTCACAGGGTCACAGGGTCACCGGGTCACCGCCGAGCACCCGCTGGTCGTGCGGGGCCCGGTGGCCCACGGCTCGACGGTCAGCCCGTCGGCGTGCTGAGCCCGAGGTCGTGCTCGGCGCTGCCCACGCCGCGGAGCAGGGTCTGCAGGACGAGGTTCGCCCGGTGGGCGGAGTCCTCGCCCTCGGGTCGTGCGGTGGCCGCCTCGTGGAGCAGGGCCATGTACACGTCGCGCGTCCACCGCAGGTCGGTCCCGGGGCGCAGGAGTCCGGCCTCGAGGGACCGCTGCAGGAGGGAGTCCAGCGCGGCGATGCTGTCAGGGTCGACCCCTCGGGCTCCCTCGCCGCCCTGGTCGACGAACTGCCAGGACGCCCGCCAGTCGACCTTGAGATCGAGCGTGGCGACGGTGAGCTGGTACAGGGCGGCCAGGGGCGGCGCCGTCCCGACGTTCGCGCCGGCGATGGCCTCGCGCAGCTTCGCATTGACCGCGTCGACGAGGGCATCCCGCAGCTCCTCCCTCGAGGAGAAGCGCCGATGCACCGTCGTGCGCGCGACGCCGGCCGCCGCGGCCACAGCGGCGAGGCTCGCCGTGGGGTCCGCGGCGAACACGCGCTCCGCGGCCTCGAGGATGCGGGCGATCGAGTTCTCCGCGTCGGCGCGGAGCGGCCGTGGTGAGCTCTGAGGATTCTCCGACATAAGGGAGATTGTACAGTCCTATATGTTGACCTAACTGTATCAGCTGTGTTGCAGTTAGGTCGTCGGCGTCCGGCCGACCTCACGGAAGGAAGACATCATGGATCTCCAGCTCTCGGGCAGAACCGCCCTCGTCACCGGTGCGAGCAGAGGAATGGGACTGGAGGTCGTGCGCGTCCTCCAGGAGGAGGGCGTCACGGTCGTCACCGCCTCGCGCTCGGTCACACCGGAGCTCGCCGGGACCGGAGCGACGCCTCTGCTCGGCGACCTCTCCCAGCCCGATGTCCCGGCGCGGATCGTGGCCGAGGCGCTCGAGGTCACGGGAACGCTGGACATCCTGGTCAACAACGTCGGCGGTGGCGACGCGGGCGCTCCTGGAACAGGCTTCCTCGGCTTCTCCGAGCAGGCATGGGCCTCCACCTTCGCGCTGAACCTCTTCGCGGCCGTGCGGACCACGCGCGCCGCTCTGCCCGCCCTGCTGGCGTCGCGCGGGGCCGTCGTGAACGTCTCGTCCGACAGCGCTCGTCGACCGCATACCGCACCGCTGCCGTACGGCGCGGCGAAGGCGGCGCTCAACGCGGTGACGAAGGGGCTGTCCGAGGAGTTCGGCCCCCAGGGGGTGCGGTTCAACACCGTGTCGCCGTCGTCGACCCGCACCGCTCTGTGGGAAGGGGAGCAGAGCTTCGGCGCCGACCTCGCGCAGTCGATGGACCTCACGCAGGAGGAGCTGATCGCCGCCCTCCCGTCGCAGATGGGGATGCTGACCGGTCGATTCATCGAGCCCCGCGAGATCGCGACGACGATCGTCCATCTGGTCTCGCCGCTCGCGGCCAGCGTGCACGGCGCCACCTGGGTCGTCGATGCCGGGGTCTCCAAGACCGTCGCGTAGAACGGCGACGCTCCGCCTGCTCCGTCCGCTCCTTCCGCTCCGCCTGCTCCGCGGCCTGAGCGCCCTGCGGCCTCAGAGCGCCGGCGTCGCGAACCCGCCGTTGGAGTACAGCAGCTGGCCGCGGATCCAGGCGCCCCGCTCGGAGACGAGGAAGCGCACCAGGTCCGCGACGGTGTCCGTGCCTCCGAGGTGCCCGGCGGGAGTGGCCGCCGCCCCGGAGGCGCGGATCTCGTCGTCCATCCATCCGGTGTCGATCGGCCCGGGGTTGATCACGTTGGTGCGGATCCCGCGGTCGGCGAGCTCGTGCGTGCCGGCCAGGACCAGCCGGTCCAGCGCCCCCTTGGTGGAGCCGTAGGGGAGGTTGTGCACGGTGTGGTCGCTGGTCAGGGAGATGACCGCGCCGCCCGGGGTGTCCGTGCCGGGCTCGACCTGCTCGGCGAAGGCCTTCATCAGCAGCCAGGTGGCGCGCACGTTGACGGCGTAGTGGCGGTCGAAGCTCTCCACGGTGGTGTCCAGGATCGAGGAGTCCACCGACTCGCAGTGGCAGGTCACGAGCGCTCCCAGCGGGCCCAGCGCCTCGCGGGCGGCGGTGACGAGCGCGGGCGGGACCGCGGGGTCCTCGAGGTCGCCGGGCAGCAGCTCCACCCGTCGGCCGAGAGCGCGCAGCTCCTCGGCGAGCAGCTCGACATCCGCGTCCTCGCCCAGCACGCGGCGGTCATAGGGTGCGTGATAGCTCAGGGCCAGGTCGACACCGTCGGCGGCGAGGCCTCGGGCGATCGCCGCGGCGATCCCGCGACGCCGGCCCACGCCGGTGAGCAGGGCGGTGCGGGGCAGGACGGCGGCGGGCGAGGCGGAGGAGTGCATGACGCCGACGCTAAGGTCGCCCGGCCGGTGGGGCAAGCGGATTTCTCGGCGTGCGCCAGGTCAGGCGGGCTCCGCGCCGTCCCACACCACGTGCCGGTCCTCGTCCAGGCGGGCGCCCTCGCTGGGTTCATGCGGCCGCTGCTGCCCGGAGTGCATCAGGTCGAGCACCTCGGCCCCGTGCTCGAGCAGCATGACATCGGCGATCAGCCGTCGGTGGCATCGCCACCACACGGCCTCCGAGCACATCACCGCCGTCCGGGCGCGGGAGACGTCGGCTCGCAGCTCCTCCAGGCCCGCGCGGAACTCCTCGCTGCGGGTCCATCCGGCGTAGGCGCGGAACTGGGCGACGCGCCACCAGGTGTCGGGGGAGGCGGCCTCCTCCTCCGCGGTGAGTCGGCGCCGCCCGCCGAGCCGTTCGTCCCAGCGGTGCTCGATGCCGGCCTCGGTGCAGATCTCCTCGATCGCTCCGCGTGCAGCGGCGTCGTTCGTCCGGGAGCCGGGGTGGCGGCGCACGTCCACGAGCCGCGCGATGCCGGCGCCGGTGAGGAGGGCGGCGAGCTCTTCCCGCTCGAGCCGGCCGTGCCCGAGGGTGAGCAATGTGCCGTGACCCCCGCTCACGCCGTGGCGCTGGAGAGGCGCAGCGCGCCCGGATCGAACAGCTCGATCTTCCCGCACGAGGTGCAGGAGAGCACCGTGGCCTCCGGGCTGAACGCGTCCACGCCGAACAGGGTCGCGGTGCCGCTGCTCAGCACGATGTTCCGGGACCAGAACCATCCCTGGCCGCAGTGGCCGCAGGTCACGGTGCGCTCGCCCGCGACCGCCCAGACGGGCTCATTCGTCGACATCGTCGGTCCTCCCGCAGATCGGCTCCGCGCCGCCGAGGAGGGCGGTGGTGGTCAGGTCCACCTGGGGCGGGAACAGCCCCAGGGTGTGCAGCGCGGCCGCGCCGTTCTCGGCGCTCGAGGGCGCGCAGGCGTCGGCGACCACGCTGACGCGGGCGCCGGCGTCGGCCGCGGCGAGCACGGTGGTGATCACGCAGCAGTCCGTGGAGACCCCGGCGACCAGCAGGTGGGGTGCGGGGCCGACGATCCCGGCGAGCTGCGGCCCCCACTTCCCGAAGCTCGGCTCGTCCACGGTGGCATGGGCGGTGAGCGCTGCGGCGCCGTCCACCAGCTCGTAGAGCGGATCGGTGGCGGGGACGTCCGCGAAGGGCCAGGCGCGGAAGTACTCGCCCCAGGCGGTGGAGCGGTCGGCGGTGGGCAGCCAGCGGCTGACCAGGGTGCGCTCGGGACCCACCTGCTCGGCGAGCTGCCGGATCCGGGGCCAGGCCTCCGCCCAGAACGGCGAGGCCCAGTCCGAGTCGGGGGCGGCGAAGATCCGCTGCGGGTCCACGATCAGCAGCCAGGGCGCCGGGTGCGGCTCAGGAGCAGGGGGCATGGGCGGGGTCCTCTCCGGGGTGGGCCTCGGGGCACGGCGGGGTCGACGTGGGCTCAGGGTAGTCCGCCCGGCGCCGGGAGCGGAGCGCGGCGATGATCGCCGGCCCCACGGCGGAACCCGCCCCGACCAGGCACAGGCAACCGCCCACGATCGCGAGCGGCGGCGGCACCTCCGCCAGGAGCAGCCAGGCCAGCAGCAGGGTGAGGGCCGGCACCAGCAGGGAGGAGGAGCTCAGCAGGCCCGCCCCGGTGTGGGTCAGGGCGTACCCCCACAGCAGGAACGCGAGGGCGGTGGGGAACACTCCGAGGTACAGCACTCCGAGCACCGCGTCGAGCGGGGCCGCCCGCAGCTCGGTCGCCAGGGCCGGGGCGAAGGGAACGGTCGCGAGCGCCCCGGCGAGCACGCCGATCACCGTCATCGAGGTGGAGTCGACGTGGGCCAGCAGCAGCTTCTGGGCGAGCACGCTGCCGGCATAGAACAGGGCCGCCAGCAGGCCCAGCACCACGCCCAGACCGGAGAGCCCGCCGGTGGAGGCCCCCACCGAGATCAGCACGATGCCGCTGAAGGCGACCAGCACCCCGGCGAGCAGCCGCACCGAGAGGCCCTCGCCGAGCAGCAGCCCGGAGACCACGGCGACGATCAGCGGGGCGAGGTTGACGAGCATCGCGGTGGTGGCGGCGTCGAGGAACAGCTCGGCGGCGCTGAGGACCACGAGGTAGGCCGCGAACCAGGCGACGCCCCAGCCCAGCACCGCCGCCCACAGCCGCAGGCTCCGCGGCATCCGGACCCTGCCCAGGGCCAGCAGGAGCAGCAGCACGATCGAGGCGGCGACCACGCGCAGCAGCGTCATCGCCCCGGGGGAGAAGTCGTTCCCGGCCACGCGGATCACGAGGAAGGACGAGGCCCACATGAGCAGCACCCCGCTCGCGGCGAGCCACGGCAGGGCGGGGTGGGAGGGGACGCGCATGGGTCCATCGTGGACCCTGCGACCCGGCCACGGCCAGCGCTGTTCAGGGTCGGCGGATCAGCCGTCGAGGGTCAGCGACCCTCCTGCGCCCGGATCCTCCCGCGACGCGCGAACCAGGTCACCCCGAAGCCGAGCACCAGCGCGAGCAGCACGCCGATGTTCGAGTACGCCCAGTTCCCGTCCCAGGAGGAGCCGGCCGGATCGTCCACGAAGGTGCCCAGGCCCAGCGGCTCGAGCAGATAGCCCTGCCAGTTGTTCCACGGCGCGGCGTCGGCGAAGGAGTTCACCACCAGGCCCCAGCCCAGGACCGAGGCGACCACCATGGTGAGGATCGAGGTCCAGTCGAAG is part of the Brachybacterium ginsengisoli genome and encodes:
- a CDS encoding cysteine hydrolase family protein, producing MPPAPEPHPAPWLLIVDPQRIFAAPDSDWASPFWAEAWPRIRQLAEQVGPERTLVSRWLPTADRSTAWGEYFRAWPFADVPATDPLYELVDGAAALTAHATVDEPSFGKWGPQLAGIVGPAPHLLVAGVSTDCCVITTVLAAADAGARVSVVADACAPSSAENGAAALHTLGLFPPQVDLTTTALLGGAEPICGRTDDVDE
- a CDS encoding DMT family transporter translates to MRVPSHPALPWLAASGVLLMWASSFLVIRVAGNDFSPGAMTLLRVVAASIVLLLLLALGRVRMPRSLRLWAAVLGWGVAWFAAYLVVLSAAELFLDAATTAMLVNLAPLIVAVVSGLLLGEGLSVRLLAGVLVAFSGIVLISVGASTGGLSGLGVVLGLLAALFYAGSVLAQKLLLAHVDSTSMTVIGVLAGALATVPFAPALATELRAAPLDAVLGVLYLGVFPTALAFLLWGYALTHTGAGLLSSSSLLVPALTLLLAWLLLAEVPPPLAIVGGCLCLVGAGSAVGPAIIAALRSRRRADYPEPTSTPPCPEAHPGEDPAHAPCS